In the genome of Lathyrus oleraceus cultivar Zhongwan6 chromosome 4, CAAS_Psat_ZW6_1.0, whole genome shotgun sequence, the window CAGAATAAGTAGAAAATATGCATTGCATAGAATCAAGATAAAAGATGTTACTAGTACTACAGAAAGAGTTTTGAACCGAGTGATCCCTGCCCCCTTGAGCTTCATTGGAACAAGGGGCTGGAGTGATGACGGCTGAGAAACTTTAACAGACCAATACTGGATTTCAGTGACAGAAGTAGAGTACAATGTTACTAGCAAACTAATACCAAGTAGTCAGGGAAATTGAAACAAACCTTGTTACCGATTGCACGTCCAAAACCACATGGGACTGCTCCAGCATCAATGTCTCCAACATGTTTTCTAAGATTCTTTCTTACCCTAATTGAAGAATGTCAACTCATAATATAAGCAACGAAACATTATCAAAGATAGAAATCCAGAGTACATTATAGGGAGAACTAAGAAGCCTTTCCATAAAGAAGAAAATAGAAGCAGGAGGTCTATCATACTAGTTGGTTTACACTCACTCACCAAAGAGATATAAGCAAGCCAGCAAGCTGCCTCGAACCCATACGCTCAAAAGCTTTTCCTTCTTCCAAGGCCTTTCCTATTGTATCCAGCCACCACTGCCCCATTGCACTTCCTTCTAGACCTACCTACAATTGATATACATGCAGTAAATGCATGGATAGAAATACACATTACACAAGATTGTTCCTGAGATTTACACAGTTTTCAATTATCATATGCACGTGATTTTGAGCTTCTTTTTAAAAAAGCAAAAAAGAAGAAAGTAACAAAGGGAAAAAATATGTTATTGGCTACAGCTGCAACCACTCAGACAGTAGCAGTAAACAGCGATATCTTTAATGAAAATGTTAAGATAAACAAATATATCACTAGATCAAATTCCTTCTAGCGATTTTGACTTTcttttttgaaaagaaaaaagaaaggaCCAGCAAGggaaattttctttttttttgaaaaagaaaaaggaaggGACCCGCAAGGGAAAAATTCTATTAGCTACAGCTGCAACCACTAGAACAGAGGCAATATACAGTACTATCTTTAAAGATAATGTTAAGATAAACAAACATATTAATAGATCAAGTTCCTTCTTATGATTTCAACTTCGACAAAACTGTTTTCACAATCCAAATCTGCAAACATAATATGGTAAGGTTATAAGGTATACACACAAGGGAAAATATACAACACTAAAGTTAACATggttaagaaatgtggttgggactaactcaaccctacaaaaccggcttgtagggtgaggattgcccccacttataaGCACATGTTTCAACCATATATTGTCtgatgtgggactcttaacacaccctCTCAAGCCCAAGTGGGTATCAGAAGGTTGTTATTGGGCCATGTGTATTGAGACCCCGCGTCAGCTAGGCCAAAGTAATCCTCATAACCTTGGGCAATCCTCACCTAACAAGCTAGACTTTTGAACTGAGTTGTGCCTTTCTCAAATTTTAAGACCACTTTTTCTcttaatttatttaatattaaCTTGTCAACTAAATAATCAATCTAACTAGCCCCTATTTATTCTACCCTTCAACCCCAACAATATCAACCCCTTCAAGTGCAACCAAGCAAGTAATGCTATTTACATTGTTCATGATCCACCAAAATACTTCAATAGACTTTACTCTTGGCTGAAACCCTAGCTTGACTCTCTAATGAAACTCACCTCAAGGAATTATGGGTTTGGCCAGATGTTCTTTTGGCTAGGCTAACCTAGAAGCATATCATATCCATATATTATAAATTATAATGTTACGGCGGTTCCTTCAAAATGGAACAAAGTTGATGTGTCTACATTTTTCCATAAGTACAAGCCTAAACCATGTTTCCAATACAAAATCTTCCATCAATCAGGTAGtttaacattaaaaaaaaaacaaggcTTCACACAAAACTTAAATGCATGATTAAGAATGTGAATAAAGTCTTACAGTTTCTTTTGCGGCCGACATTGCAAGAAAACCAGCACCCATCTCCACTTCTTGCaaaccaacaacaacaataccaacatCTGATACAACAGACCCTAGCCACGACAGAAGTGCCTCTTGAGAAGCTCTACCTTGACCAACATTCCATGTGCCAATCAAAATTCTGATACTGTGTCGTCTTGTATAAGTAAGTTCCTTTGTGGCTAGCTCTGTTCTTAGTATGTTATCGACAGGACCTGGAGATGCAATATTCCATCCGCGTATGCCACCGTGAGTTGCCAAGCTATAAACAGAACCGTCGCCAACAGCCAATTTAAGCACGGGACTGTTATGAGCAACCCATCCTGCCAATATATTGCCTTCTAAGTCCAGTATTTGGATAATACCACTCACATAGCCTACATATATTCGTGTTCCAAAAGTACAGAAGCATTGGACAGCACAAGGGTGGCGACTAAAATCCTGCAAACGGGTCCCACTGCTATCCCATTGCACAAGTAAGCCATTTGTACATCCACTCCAAATCATCCCATCGTTTGTTTGGACAAGAGCTTCTGTTCTCTTGGTATCGTCAACAAATGCTCCAGCTCCCTTGGTTGCAACTCGGCGGACGGCATCTGCAGCTCCCATTATTGCATTACGTGACCTCTGCAGAAAGCTGGTACTCTGGGACTTGTCCTTCTTCGAAGTGGCAACAAACTTTACCTTCATTTCGTCTTCTGGTGCTTGATCCTGCTGTACGGACGACATGTCAACTCGATTTTCTGCCTGACCGTCAATGTTAAATACTTTCAAAAGGTCCTTTGTTCGGGCATCCCTATAAAATGATGGATTCCAAGTTATCGAAATTCATATATTATTTGGAGTTGATGCAGTTAGAAGGAAACACAAACAGTAGTAGACTAGTAGCATCAAAAGTTAAGGAAGTAAAATGACACGGTTGATCCAGCATAATGGAAAATCTAAGAATGCGAAGAAACATACTAACCAGAGTGAAAAGGATAGAGGGCTAGCACACCATACGCGGCCTCTAATATGATCAGACAGCAAACACTTAACCTCTTGAGAAGATATACTGCAGACACCATTGACTGTGACTTGAGCTCTGAGGTCAATGAATGATCTCTCAACAAGTAAGGCTGCCATGTGCCTTTCTTCTGGAGATAGGGAAAGAGATTTTTCAAGGGATTCCCATGGCCATATCTTAATAACACCCCCTTCAGAACCTGACCAGAGATCACCTGGACAAGGAAAAAGTAAGTAGTAGTAGTGGTAGTGAAGGAAAGAAAAGATAAAATAATTTAGAGAGAGGGAGAGAGGTACCATAGCAAGATATGATCATGGCAAGAACGGGACCTCTGTGTGCCTGCCAAGAAAGACCTTCCTTGAAGGGAGTAGAAAATTGTTGATCCATTTTCCATGACCTAATCTTGCCATCCTTATGGCCTGTCCAGATCAACCTATTCCCGTTGTCAACCGTCAAACATAATGTGGGAGAGGTATCAGTAGATTCGTAAAACGGTGCAGCGTCCTCGTCACCCCTTCTAACTCTTCCACCAAGACCGCAACCGTGTTCATAGGCATTTCGAAACTCCCACACTCTAACCCCGCATTCCTGTCCAGCCCATAACTGTGTTTGGGTACATGCAATGTTTCTGAGGAATTTACCGACCTGAGTCTCTCTTAAAGGATGAGGCCTTAACTCAAGACACGGCGGTCTACCGGGATGAACGGCGGCTCTGATGGGAGACTTAAAGACACCAGCTCCGCCTCCGACTCCGCTGGCGATAAATTCCTGCAATGGCTGATACTGAGACAAATCATCAGAAATGCCGCCGCCTTCCATGTATTCATCAGCAGCATTAGGATTAGAATGTGGGAAAAAGTCGTCATCGGAGTCAGAGTCGTAGAAGGACTCGATGATGTTATTGGAAATACGGCTGTCGTCGAGACTGTGATTGCGGACTTGATGTTGGCGTTTGTGGGCGGAGGTACCGCGGAGCTGTTGGCTGTAGGAATGGGCTTTGCGGTGAGGTGGGACGGAGGACAAGGCGGCGAGGGACTCTCTGTCCTTTTCATCGTCGTCGATTCGGTCATCCATGATGGTTTGTCGTGGTAGTTGGATTGAAAAAAGAGAGAGAAAGTGAAAAGAGAATTAGGAGAAGAAGAAGAGTGATCCGAGAAGTAAGGCGTCGCATACTGGAACCTGACGGACAGGAATCGTTTCATTTCCCTTCCTTTTTCTTTACTAATAACATCCAATGCTATAATAATATTGCAACACACACTCATCCAAAACATGGATTAAGACTAACTATTTCATATATCCATATTGTAAATAATTAAATCAGCTGTAAATTTTACATGAATATTGTAAATAATTAAATCAGGTGTAAATTTTATATGTTTATATAGTAGGAGGTTTCAATCTTGCCACCACCCACATTTTCAATCTCAATGAATAGATAATGTTAATCTTACAATTTTTTTAATCATTATTTCAAAATTTATCAACTGCACCCGTGGATTTTAAATTATTTGGGACGACATCAAAAATTTCTTGCAAATTTCAAAAACAATGACGTAAATCATTAAATTTGTATGAATTTGTAAtgtaaatttcataattttcttATTTGTGAAAACTTTTCCTCCATAAATTTCACAATTTGTGGCACAACTGATCTCCATTTTCTTggaaattttaaaaaaattcgATAGTTATAAAATATTGTTTTTCCATAGAAATTTCATAATTTCCGATGAAATTAaagaaattttaaaatttatgaaattaatctttttttttattttttagagTGAAATATTATTGCAGGCAGAGCGACACACTATGTTATGGCTGTTTAAGGCTGAGTCTTCCCAAATACGGATTGGACGAATGGTTTCAATTGGTTCACATCAAAACTTGTTGGTTGAGACGGGTAATTTTGTGCATCCCGTAGCACTCAACGTCAAGCAATGAGATTAGTCAAGTAGTCCATAAATGATGTTAAGGTTGTTCATACTCAGGATGTGCTGGTTCAGGATGTTCATGACCCAACGATCAAGACATATATGACACATGTTGTTGATGAGATGGTTGATGAAGTGGTTCAGCCTGATGCCCAAATTACATATGACGTGGTTCAATTAGATGtcattgttgttgttgaggtgACTGCCACAAATCTAATCCCATTTGCTACTACTAACACAGAGGTTACAACTCTATCAATGGAGTCGTCTCTGCATACTGATGGAGCATTTCCGAAAGGACTCATTGACCGATCAGTGATTATAGAGTATGTTGACCATGTGTCATACCGATTATGACAGTGAAAggtgtatatatatatatatatatatatatatatatatatatatatatatatatatatatatatatatatatatatatatatatatatatatatatatatatatatatatatatatatataagctAACTACTAaatttttatatttgtttatcACGACTGTATCACACTGAAGGGGACATCACACGGGTCAAAGCTGAAGAACTTCCCCAAGACTTTAATGTCTGAGCAGGTCAGGCGTATTGTATGTGATTTTGAGCTCCTCGCATTTTTTGAATGCTCACATACCATGCTTGGCGCTTCACTTCTTACTGTTTTTGAGCGATTGCACAAGGAGACATCTTCTTTTTATATGTCATTTTTGGGATGACTATCACTATAGATGATGGCTCCTCATTGTTTCATCTCCCTATCGCCGGAAAAATCTTTATGACTCCTATTATTAGCTTGTCGCTTGCATGTTTGACTGTTGTACGAGATTTGGGAGTTTTTGAGGAGGTCGTGCTGAAGGAGTTTGCCTTTAACAAGGGTGCCCACCTTCGCATGTCTTGGCTTCGGAATAGCTGTGATGACCTTGTTGCGACATTGATGTATGAGGTTCCCGCTAGGGTGTACATGCTACATCTAATAACACATACTCTTTTTGTAGACAAGTCTGATGTTTGTATCGATGTCCGGTACATATGATTGTTCAGTAGCCTTGACGATACCAGTTGGGGTTGAGGGTGCATCGTGTTAACCATCTTTTATTCAGCACTTGGAGTTTCGACAGCTTTTGAAACCAAACAACTTGCTGGTTATTTTTTTAGTTTATTACAGGTATACTTGAAATTATTACTTGTTATTTAGTTCTTATTTAATTGTTACGAATAATACTTCTTAATTATTATTTGTTGTGTATGTGTTATGATATCAGTGTTAGATATATGAGCATTTCCCCACCATTTATGATAGGAGGGTGCAACATTCCCCCATAAGGGCCCACGGGCAAGGAGATAGAGGGTCATGCAGACACATCTCGGCGGCGTTGCATAGTACATGATGAGGCTTTATATGTTGACTGTATATGATGTTATCTAGACACCATACACTTATCACAGAGTCCACCGCAAGTTTGATGACTCTTCTTAATATTCAAGTTATATGCGGTGGGAGACCTTGGTCGCTAGACACTTTCTTGAGAGGCGTCTGCAACAATATGGTTATGTTCATAGCATCCCACAACCAGTTTCGGGTATTCCATATGCGAACATTGACAGATGGTTTCAAAGTAATATAATTAGTTATGGACGTGCCATTAGGGATTGTGTAGTTAGGGTTCAATATGCATCGTAGTGTGAGGATGGTTCAATTGGAGTGGTACCTGTTGCACTTGGATTTTTCAACAAATGGGAAGTCAACAAAGAATGTCAATGAAAAGCTATTTGATGTGAGAAAGCATTAATGAAACGTCTTAAAGAGCATTAATGTTAAAACGTCGACAACCTGGTGATGAGGGATCGACTGAGACATCGACACATGGATTTATGGTTTGGAGGACTCCCAAGGATAAATCCCAAGACTTGGGTCGCTAGGAAACATGTCCATAATCTCGAAAATGGGCAGTCCACATAAGCCTTTATTTCATCAAGAAGATCAATCGACTGAGACATGCAAGGTGAAAGACTTA includes:
- the LOC127138230 gene encoding type I inositol polyphosphate 5-phosphatase 12 isoform X2, which translates into the protein MDDRIDDDEKDRESLAALSSVPPHRKAHSYSQQLRGTSAHKRQHQVRNHSLDDSRISNNIIESFYDSDSDDDFFPHSNPNAADEYMEGGGISDDLSQYQPLQEFIASGVGGGAGVFKSPIRAAVHPGRPPCLELRPHPLRETQVGKFLRNIACTQTQLWAGQECGVRVWEFRNAYEHGCGLGGRVRRGDEDAAPFYESTDTSPTLCLTVDNGNRLIWTGHKDGKIRSWKMDQQFSTPFKEGLSWQAHRGPVLAMIISCYGDLWSGSEGGVIKIWPWESLEKSLSLSPEERHMAALLVERSFIDLRAQVTVNGVCSISSQEVKCLLSDHIRGRVWCASPLSFSLWDARTKDLLKVFNIDGQAENRVDMSSVQQDQAPEDEMKVKFVATSKKDKSQSTSFLQRSRNAIMGAADAVRRVATKGAGAFVDDTKRTEALVQTNDGMIWSGCTNGLLVQWDSSGTRLQDFSRHPCAVQCFCTFGTRIYVGYVSGIIQILDLEGNILAGWVAHNSPVLKLAVGDGSVYSLATHGGIRGWNIASPGPVDNILRTELATKELTYTRRHSIRILIGTWNVGQGRASQEALLSWLGSVVSDVGIVVVGLQEVEMGAGFLAMSAAKETVGLEGSAMGQWWLDTIGKALEEGKAFERMGSRQLAGLLISLWVRKNLRKHVGDIDAGAVPCGFGRAIGNKGGVGLRIRVYDRIMCFVNCHLAAHLEAVNRRNADFDHIYRNMVFSRSSTLLNTAAAGVSTSAHMLRGTNAMGVSSEEAKPELSDADMVVFFGDFNYRLFGISYDEARDFVSQRCFDWLREKDQLRAEMKAGKVFQGMREAIIKFPPTYKFERHLPGLGGYDSGEKKRIPAWCDRIIYRDTRPASVSECNLNCPVVSSILQYDACMDVTDSDHKPVRCKFNVRISHADRSIRRKEFGEIMMSNEKIRSMLEESRYVPECNVSPDNLVLEDMEAAFLLITNRSTKDKAVYKIICEGQSIVKSEGEAPDYNPRGAFGFPRWLEVSPSVGIIKPEQTVEISVRHEDMNATEEVVDGMPQNWWSEDTRDKEVILVVRVQGSSTVQSCSQKIHVCHSFSAKPVRNDSKSNSARRNQVS
- the LOC127138230 gene encoding type I inositol polyphosphate 5-phosphatase 12 isoform X1 — protein: MDDRIDDDEKDRESLAALSSVPPHRKAHSYSQQLRGTSAHKRQHQVRNHSLDDSRISNNIIESFYDSDSDDDFFPHSNPNAADEYMEGGGISDDLSQYQPLQEFIASGVGGGAGVFKSPIRAAVHPGRPPCLELRPHPLRETQVGKFLRNIACTQTQLWAGQECGVRVWEFRNAYEHGCGLGGRVRRGDEDAAPFYESTDTSPTLCLTVDNGNRLIWTGHKDGKIRSWKMDQQFSTPFKEGLSWQAHRGPVLAMIISCYGDLWSGSEGGVIKIWPWESLEKSLSLSPEERHMAALLVERSFIDLRAQVTVNGVCSISSQEVKCLLSDHIRGRVWCASPLSFSLWDARTKDLLKVFNIDGQAENRVDMSSVQQDQAPEDEMKVKFVATSKKDKSQSTSFLQRSRNAIMGAADAVRRVATKGAGAFVDDTKRTEALVQTNDGMIWSGCTNGLLVQWDSSGTRLQDFSRHPCAVQCFCTFGTRIYVGYVSGIIQILDLEGNILAGWVAHNSPVLKLAVGDGSVYSLATHGGIRGWNIASPGPVDNILRTELATKELTYTRRHSIRILIGTWNVGQGRASQEALLSWLGSVVSDVGIVVVGLQEVEMGAGFLAMSAAKETVGLEGSAMGQWWLDTIGKALEEGKAFERMGSRQLAGLLISLWVRKNLRKHVGDIDAGAVPCGFGRAIGNKGGVGLRIRVYDRIMCFVNCHLAAHLEAVNRRNADFDHIYRNMVFSRSSTLLNTAAGMVPYLFLYCSLAFSTYLFWLLYSCGLPLVLSVAAGVSTSAHMLRGTNAMGVSSEEAKPELSDADMVVFFGDFNYRLFGISYDEARDFVSQRCFDWLREKDQLRAEMKAGKVFQGMREAIIKFPPTYKFERHLPGLGGYDSGEKKRIPAWCDRIIYRDTRPASVSECNLNCPVVSSILQYDACMDVTDSDHKPVRCKFNVRISHADRSIRRKEFGEIMMSNEKIRSMLEESRYVPECNVSPDNLVLEDMEAAFLLITNRSTKDKAVYKIICEGQSIVKSEGEAPDYNPRGAFGFPRWLEVSPSVGIIKPEQTVEISVRHEDMNATEEVVDGMPQNWWSEDTRDKEVILVVRVQGSSTVQSCSQKIHVCHSFSAKPVRNDSKSNSARRNQVS